The DNA window AACTTATTTATATCTGCGACTTGTGATGCTTCAACAGATACAGCTCTGTCTTTATATTGCTCACACGTTTATTTAACCAGTAAAATTGAAGTAAATTCAATCTAGATTAACTAAAAAAGCAACATCATCCGATACATTTTAAAGCATCATTTTAACATAAAGGcagacaaaagtaaaacatgcttatgaaattaatttaaaacatattttctggtCATTTTTAAGGGAACAAGTGTCGGCAAACCATTCAattcctgaaaaaaacaaccagaaggACGCGAAAAGACAGCAGGAACAAGAAATGAAGGAGCAGCTGGAGCGTCAGAAGAAACAGGCTGAGCTGAAGAGAAACTTTCAGGTAAAGAGGAGAAACTAGCGCTGCGTTACTGTCTTACTGGGAAAGTCCTTCTTCCCAGTCGACAAAATATCAACTGGACCGCCGTCTGAAGTCGAAACTGGGAGAAAATCCGATTACTCAGGATTTGTAATGTGGATTCagtgtttcaatatggccgctcctcgcaTCGACAGTAAGATGAGGCGGAAACGTTTATTTTACCGGATACACATGAAAGAGTGGCTAAGGTTAATGTTACAAGCAGCGGCTGTAACTCTAAGCTGGGCAAATTAAAAGCGCTGCTTGCTTATGGACAATAAAgcttaaaattatgtttgttaGAGGTGCTACGAACAATGTTTACGGGCGCCGCTGTTCCAGCAGtagactacagcgcagggcattctgggtaaatgcaaccaaagtGAACGTGTTAGCCTAGCGCCAGctgctagcgggagaaatggttCGTGGTCTgtagccaaaaacaaaagagaaatcgtcTTACCGATCAAATCTGACGCTacgccatgtttgtttacatttcctgGATAAGGAAGTTgggctcagtgtcttcttcagaggtttgtgtgtcatttctttcagtagttcttggtgcagcgcccccacaggtgacgAGGGGAACAcgtttttgaaataatttggtttgtttgacagcGCAGTGcgaaagtagatttttttttcttttgcgttatcTCGCAAAAGTATTGCATTCCTTCGCAATAAATTAGCAAATACACCCTGATCTATTTTGTACAATCAGAGTGATAATAAATGTCAATTTACAAttgcaaatacatttaaagagcctcagtgaaaatgTGCTTATGCATTCTTAAATCTTTGGTGCAAAAAGCTGATTGaaaattaatcgattattgcatgtttatgtttgtttgtgtaagtTTGAGATGGGACTGCGCATTAACCAGAATgccaacaaaaaaagatgcaacCAAAACTGTCAGAAGAGTTTATTGTATcataaaataactcaaaagtATAGTtagaatgtattttttcttccttcccatctaatggaaagttttttttatgtcttagaAAGAATGTATCGTCCATGTTTGAccctttttgcattttgtacaTAATTTTGTGCTGTATTTGTatcttaaagaaaaagatagaaaagTGCAGGTATCACACTACATATATcgaaaaactttacaaaaactttATGTTGTAGCAGAAAGACTAATAATTCAAGATGTCACATGAGCTGAATAGGACATTACTGGTACTACATAGAACCagaccagctgaaaatgtaacaaatgctgcAAGTTTGTGTGTAAAACACCATAATTCACCAGAGTTTTGATCCGCTTAGCTTTCTTTCCGCTCTTCCCTCTGTAGCTACAAGGTGAGGTGAACGTTCTGCATACGGCCCGGGTTCGGTACGACTGGCAGGCCGAAGGGAAACTGGACCTCAGCGTTCGACAGGGAGACAGCGTGGAGATTATTCGCGTGGAGAATAACCCCAGGAGCAAATGGTTGGCCCGTTCGCTCAGCGGACAATGTGAGTCTCAgactgaaactttaaaaaaaacaaaaaaacaaaggtttcAAAGTTTTCCAATCCAAGTCTCTTTGTTTGATGAGGAGAAGCAGATAAATTtgatttttgcagtttttctttacCACTTTGTGAGGTATTTTGTGTTATTCTTGCTgcttaaagaaaagtttttgtaCTGCTTTACATTGACTATAGAATACAGCAATTTGTTTGTATGCAGATGACACTAAACTCTGTATGTTAGGTAATAAAAGTTTGGCAGAGTTGCATCTCTGCTTGTTTGCCTTCTGCAGTGCAGCAAGGATAGAAAGCTGAAATGAACCTTAACCAACTTCTAGGTTTCAGCTGTCGACTTTTATGGCAGCATGGAGGCTGGTGAACATGTTGGTTTCAGACAGGGTGGCGAACAAAGAGTGTTACTGTGGTTACTGGTGTCTGCAGCAGCGTGCAAAAGTCTCTAGTGATCCATTACTTTTCTTCCCAGGCTTTTATGCAGTCTTTTAAATGGTTTATATCATCATTACTAACAAATGTTGCCAATAACAAagtgatatttatatttttaattatttaacctttatttcatGAAGAAGTCACCACTGAGATTGTGAATCCCTTTTTCAAGTGAGACatgttaataattaaaatgtttttcctcagtTCTTCCTGCTAGCATGATCAGCTTTTTATGTGGTAGCTAAACCCGAACAGTCCCTCAGCAGTTAGCTTACCCAGAATAATAGCATGTTGTTTGTCCCTAGAAAGTTACTCAACTACACACAGGTTGGTTTGAATGAAAGTTAAGCCAAATGTATTCATTCATTTGGCTCAAACACTAAGAATGAAGAGCAGAAATGTTGCTAATTATTGTGGCTAATAATCCAAAAGGATCGTTTGGACAGAACTCAGATTAATTTAACTCCATCTGCTTATGCCAACAGATGTTTGGTATCGatagcaaacaaataaaagtcagaacCATTGGaatatttctcatttcttaCTTTacaaactttatgctcacaaacaacagtAGCAGTCCTTTCTGTGGTCTGGCTGTTTACTCCTCCTCAAGCTACATGGACTAGTCATTgcatacaaaacattttatcgTCTTCCTTCAGGTTTGGATCGTTACTTCCATTAAATCTAAGATTTGATCGTAGAACCCAAtcgtaaaaatgttttaaatctaaaGAATGTAAGTAATGAGTGAGGACTAAATCATCACATTTCCTGTATAGATGAATCAAAATGCCTCATTTATTCCAATTTTATTGTTGTCAATATGTGGCCACGCTTCTATTTGATGTATGCATGTAACTATATTAAATTCATCCTTAAATGGTCCAAACTTCCTGTTGTGAAGAGGTTAAAGACTGACTGGTTTTATGgctataaaatgtcatatttgCCATTTAATGTGGTTcttaaatctgtgaaaaatgtgtcatgTAGTCACCAACCTACTGAACAATAATAtgtctcattttctttaatggtTGCCAAGGTAATTAGAGGAAGTAAAAATTCtcttttacatttctttccTGGAGTTTGCAGTACAATAACTCTGCAGCAAACAATATTCATGAAATATGTTTCATCCATCTGTTTTCTCCAACAGTGaatttgagaaataaaatcaaacattctctaaaaaaacagcaaaaataatctcATGGATAAATACTGATCATCGTTCAGTGTTAAAGGTCTCAGCTGTCACGCTAACACtacgttgttgttttttatttttttacagatggATACATCAGCAACTCGTGCGTGGATATCGACTATGAAGCAGTTAAAAAATTCAGAATACCACCGCTGAGAAAAATGGATACGTTCGATTTACCGCCGCCTCCGCCGGACCCGCCCATGATGCCAAACATGGAGTCCAACAGCAGGAACAGGTGACCAGACGGAGGACGGATTATTTTTAGATTCACATGTGAAGCTTTAGCTGCTTGCTTTAACaacaatgtgtttgtttttttctttgatttgtaGCTTTCTTGAAGATGATGGTGAGTTTCATAAAGCAACACAGACACCAGatttgggtagtaactagttacatttgcttgagtaacttttagaacttttaggagtatttttactacgctgtactttttacttttacttgagtaaaatttctggattctgaCAATCTGtagttttgttaatttaactttagttggaaattttttaaatagttcTGCAGTGATTTTATGATCCATTACCAGCTACTTCATTTAGTTTATAATAAACCCTTTAAATTGCTGCAGATTTTCATGTTTCCCccataattcacattttattatttgttttcatacGTGACGATGAGGTTTTCAACCAGTGGTTACATACGATCAGAGGGatttattttggcttttttcCCAGAATCTATCCTATTTAATGTGTACAAGTTGAtgcttttgcatgtttttaaactgttttcattaaattaaactaataagttatattatttttctgctcCTAGACGAATATGACGACGTTCAACCGCTGCCTGAGGAtttccctcctcctccacctgagATCAGGTAACCTTATTAAGTCTTCACTTAGCACTCAGTCTAATTGAAAAACATATCACCACATAAACATATCCgttgatattgataattattgattagtttgttgttttaaatatctgaaatactaccAAAGAGGAGGCATGAGCAACTCCACAccgttggtttttatttttaagcagttatgaggcgaAACCTTAAACTGTTGCGGCACAAGTTACTCCACATGCTGTTGCTGGGCAACCCAACTTGGGGTGGGCGGGACTTGAAGCTGCTTTTtacccagcaggttgttgctaggtaaccaaaaagTGAGCGGGTTAGTTGATTCCTCTGCAGAAGAAATTCTTTCGGATTATTCTTAAATTCTACAAAgtgtaacatatttatttatattaataaaaatactcaTTGTTATAAAATGACCGGTTTTCCTACACAATGTTGCAATTCTCTTAATGAATACTAATTGTTATAATTTAATAGAAAGATTATATTTAGTAGAACATTGTACCCAAAGGACTGTTAGCTAGTAGCGCCCTCTTGTGGACTCACAGACAAAAGaaacacctttatttttataataatcacACCTTTTATGAGATTAAGTAAATGTGTTATGGACTTGACAAGACAATATACCACATATTCATTGACAGCTCTAATTTATTGCTTTATAAccctttgatttttgttttttattgctgGCAGAGAAGTACATGTAGTAACAAACACGTAGGCTACATGTCCAgctaaaagctacattagctaaacTAATGTTGCTAGTTTGGCAGAaagtactacagtaaatatcactgatatttatctgTATTATAAAGAGGTAGGTAGCATAGTCAACAACTGTGATCTAGTAATAGTTCTATTGTACTTATATTGTTTATAAGTTAGATAGGAATGAGGGAAGAGCTAGTTCTAACCTTGTGGCTTGTtcattgttgtcatagcaactccatagcaactgtctaccaagatggctgtcagctaCAGAGTTCACGGAGGTGTGATGCCTTATGAAAACTTTGTGTTAATATTGATTGTTTGCATATTGTGCAAACAATCagttgttattgatttattgtccctCCCTAATTCAGGGATACTTTGATTAATTCTGATTATTTATCTTTCAGCATAAACCCCAAAGAGGAAAAAGAGCTACGAAAAAAATTTAAggtgaaacatttttccttcacttttgtagattttgttttcaactttgTATCTGTCTGGATTATTTCTTCATAAAAGCGACTGTTTCCTGGCAGTATAACGGGCCTCTGCGGGTGCTGCACAGCATGATGGTGGACCCCAGCTGTGTCATAAAGAAGCTGGGAGGGAAGGATCTACAGGTGACTCCGGGGGAAGTCGTTGATGTCATCGAAGAGACAAACAGCAAGAAGTTTCTGTGTCGAAACCGGCTTGGAAAATGTACGTAAACCGTCCAACTTCCCTGTTGATCGTTTTTGAACAGTGAGCGGCAACCTATCAGAGAAGTTCATTACATGattaaatctgaattaaaagctgcagaaactaTTTTACCACTTTTCAAATGTACCATATCCTTTAACTTGGGAGGATTTTACAAgtagcaaaaataattacacttGTCTCAGAGCACAGAGTGAATTTGGTTCTGTGTTTTATATCTTGTTTTTCAGATGGATATGTGTCAAAATCTATTCTTCTCGCAATGTGAGTAAATCTCAGcttcttttaataattatttagtgTAAATCAAGTTcagttttgtaattatttaggtttaaaaataatggcttgtaatttgtttataaaaaacaaagaaaaacattaaattattgtcaaaaatggatttattttcagtgtctagatgtgttttaaagaaatgtctTAAGTTTGCACTTTGAGACGTAGGCTACATGCTATCTTAgctagcagataaaagctaccttagctaagctaattttgctagttAGTAACTACTACAGAAAATATCCCCAATACTTGTCTTAGTTCTACAGAAAGGTGGGTAAAGTACTCAAATTGTAATCTAGTAACAGCTGTAATGTACTTATATTGTTTATAAGTTAGGAAGGAGGCGAGATCtagttcttttctctttttttttaaggttttgttggctttAGTGGCCTAAatttgaaagtagttcgacaggaaagagggtaatgagagagagggaagacatgcggcaaatgtcgccaggccgggaatcgaacctgcgaccaccacgaggactaaggcctcaatacgtgggtcgtgctttgcccctacgccaccacagcacccgaTCTAGTTCTAAGGTTGGGTCTTGTTGCTATGgagttgtcatagcaactccatagcaactgcctaccaagaGCAGTTATAAAGTTACAAGGTTCAGGGAAGTGCACACATGGAAGTGAGCTGCAGTTTTAGTTATTGTTTGAAtgatttaaagaattaaaactaACGTTGctgaataattgtttttcttcagggAAGGAGACATTTATGATGATGTGGATTACCCCGACGGTGAGCttgcatttttttcctaatatttccatattttgtattaaatgttaacaaaattaaaatctattaatttattcattctgTTGTCTTTTTCAAATATAGATGTTTACGACAACGACAATCTGAACATGGATCACTGAAACGTTTCAAACTAACTGCACTTCAACATAAGGAAGCAAACTatccagaacaaaaacaaaaaacttcagGAGTTTCAAACTATAACACCATCAAGCTCTGACAGAGATCCACATGGGAACAGATGCCTCACTTGGTTCAGAAAAACCATGCGTTTTCTacaagttttgttattttaagctTTGCTGGACAGAAAAGGACTGATTTTCTGTCTGGttctttcaaacaaacaaactgtgaTGTAAACAAGTCAAACTAATCAGTTGCagtaaaaacaaactcaaactaCAGACATATAACCAAACTCTCCCCACTGAACAAACTAAGCCAAACATATTTTCTGATAAAAGCAACATATCAACACCCACACTGAGAAATGGAAACCGATTATTGCACTGTTTATCAAAATGCTTGTATAGAAATTTAATACACTATTTCTGTTGCTTTATGTTTCTCAGCATCCaggataatttaaaatataaagctgTTTCTGattgaagtgtgtgtgtttttgttttacaaaacacacacagagagtaaaaccagctgaccaaacatgctgggactctgctggggttgctaggtaacagtgcaTTGTGAATTAATCacaaggtttttgaaatggttaatttttccaccaaacaccaaaaaactttaacttaCTGAAAAAAACGTcgggatgatttttttttaagttcttggACTGTTtatagaagcagttgagactcaaatgaaaatacaaaaacatgcaaaatgtgaattttgtttagtttgttacCATAAACtagggatgtcaaactccagtcctcagggGCCGCTGTCCCCGGCCCCGGAGAcaagcctctgctgcaccacctgaatagaataattaggtcattaaggctctggagaactgatccacaccaggaggaggtgatgaagccgtttcattccagtgttttgtacctgtggctcatctaaaaactgcaggacagcgactggaggactggagtttgaatAAACCATAGTTTATTACCCCTCTTGCCTGTTTTCAgatctattttaaaaaacaaacaagctatATTTTGCATGtggttaaaacaaatttaactaaAATCTGGTTTAAACAAAGTTTTGGATATTGTCTCCCTTTATAGACCAAAGTGACAAAGTGAtcaattgactttttaaatacatttaaagagtCAAATAACATCTGAAAACAGTAGgaatagttatttttattaagcaTAAGGACCTTTACAATATAGtgtatatacagcatttttttcttacaagtCACATGAGctgattttaaagaaagacGTTTAAATCTGATACTTTTCACAGAAtatctgataaataaaactagGAATGTGTCATATCTGTGAAATATAAACAAGAAGTGACATTCCTGATAAAGGTGatcattttttatgttgatttttaatCTGAAGTACACAGATGACGTTGTAGCTGaagctaaattaaaattttttttttttacatagtttgaaagaaaataaatatgattcaGGTAATCTGATCGAGCCTGAAATACAGTGAAACTTTGGGGAATTTAAACATTATTGCGATTTTAAAAGGGTAAAAGGGGCAAAGTGTCCAGCCATGGAGAAGTTTGTAGCATCTGTCTGAAACGTTTACATCCTGGATGTGCAATTCAGCCGATCACGATCCAAAGAgtctggaaaaaacaacaagattTACAATAGCAGAATATAAGTGGTGTAAATATGGAAAGACAAAATGATCATAATCCTCATTCTAACACTGCAATGCAGAGTACCAGTTAGGAAATGTTGTTAACCCCTAGTTGACCAATCCATCAGTCACCTAAAACCAGCCAATGTGGGACATGTTTACCATTAATGCCTGTTGTTGCACTTTCAACACAAAGAATTATACTGAAAGCTCATTGCTACCATTTCTTGGTTCGCATTACAGGAAACTATACCTAATTTAGCTAATTTACAGTTTAGAATCTGTTTAtaagaaaacactttttgcaaacattgTTGCTGTCATACAATTGTGAATACATTTTGGCAGTAAAagattaaatacacaaacagaaatttaaaatgcACCTCCTGACACAAAACAAGAACTTAATGTTGAGTCACTTTTAATttgtacagaaaaataaagcaaacaactctttgtttttatttcttttataacaAGATAAAGAGCCTtcggttataaaattataactacattttatttagaaagttttttagctcaagtaaaatgaaaatgattaactttaaagtgaatttgtttctttttcgtGTTTACATCAAACCATCATTATGTATGACAGAGTATTAGCAACACGCTAAGAAAATAATATTGACCCACTTCTTGGGTCAATATCCTCGATTTTTTGTCACCATTTTTGGATTTTGCAGCAGTAAAAATTAAGCCAGTGACATTAACCCGTCAGCTGTTGAGTCcagaaacaaacaagcagaTAATCACTCACAGAATCATGCAAAACATCATGAAGACGTTCCAGAGAGCGATGAAGATCCGGAAGTACCGCAGGCTGAGGAGGAACTCTCTGATGTTTTCACCTATTAGCAGGCAGGAGAATGTATGCAGAAATGTCCAGATgattcaattaaataaaaatgattcttTAGTAAATAGACATTATTAGTAAAAACCTAAAGGTTTCAGTCTAGTTCTTAACTTCCACTTATACAGACCTGTTGTTGGAGCTCCGGACTCATCTGCAAATCCATGGGACTCCTTCCTCtttctgagaaaaaacaaacaatccaTCAGCTGCTAGCCTGAAGCTAACCGGTTGTTAAAGTAGCTTTAATGTAGTTAAAGTGGTGGCAAAACTCACAGCTTGAAATTCAGCACAGCTCCTGCATTCACCAGCAGCGTCCTAAAGAgaacagaaagacagaaatgttGTTGTTAACCAGAAAGCTAAGGACCAGCGTTAGCGTTAGTAACGCTTCACGATGTTTTCACGATGTTTTCCCGCTAAACTGGGAAACAGCAACACActcaaaacaaatcaatcagtagaaacttttctgctttgtaaaccaaaataaaaacatttataaattacCCGAATATTAACAGATCCCCGAGCATTTTCTCCACATCACAGAAACACCTTACTTCCTGGTTTCTTGACGTACGCGGGAACGTAACCAATAAGAATTTAGAATGCTATTACGGCGGATAATAGTTTTATTTGCCCTGGATTTAGACTGTAAGGCACAGAAGGCCGT is part of the Xiphophorus hellerii strain 12219 chromosome 9, Xiphophorus_hellerii-4.1, whole genome shotgun sequence genome and encodes:
- the LOC116726390 gene encoding FYN-binding protein 1, with protein sequence MEDSVDVKALRARFNSQARASDTSSRDSGSPKSPRPGFGRPENDKISAAIPLRPYQGLARPPKEESPPPVAASLHRPSNRASVQSGDATNKVKQTGEMLQKMMLTHQRAPGPSLSPARSPVLGPSPATTPLLLRHQARQKSSGEVTPLRRPLPPEGPLPLKPKRPPNVNLEPFRKTRRAGGGDQRRYSTDVRMPVPAVMSPPKPPQRSSKPNRLPRQIASVDFEDEQETYDDIGSFEKNESCSDNNSHGMDADDDDDDDDDVYEFIDEEQVSANHSIPEKNNQKDAKRQQEQEMKEQLERQKKQAELKRNFQLQGEVNVLHTARVRYDWQAEGKLDLSVRQGDSVEIIRVENNPRSKWLARSLSGQYGYISNSCVDIDYEAVKKFRIPPLRKMDTFDLPPPPPDPPMMPNMESNSRNSFLEDDDEYDDVQPLPEDFPPPPPEISINPKEEKELRKKFKYNGPLRVLHSMMVDPSCVIKKLGGKDLQVTPGEVVDVIEETNSKKFLCRNRLGKYGYVSKSILLAMEGDIYDDVDYPDDVYDNDNLNMDH
- the smim7 gene encoding small integral membrane protein 7 → MLGDLLIFGTLLVNAGAVLNFKLKRKESHGFADESGAPTTGENIREFLLSLRYFRIFIALWNVFMMFCMILLFGS